In Paramormyrops kingsleyae isolate MSU_618 chromosome 5, PKINGS_0.4, whole genome shotgun sequence, one DNA window encodes the following:
- the LOC111833579 gene encoding mucolipin-1-like isoform X2, whose protein sequence is MSPCDKFHAKGRKPVKLGLQLLKIIVVTVQLVLFGLSNQMVVTFKEENTISFKHLFLKDYSEDSDESLAVYTQTDVYSHMFYAIEQYLALPETTVGRYAYVFNKEVNGSALSLCQQYYKKGHIDPANDTFSIDPHIITDCIGITPMSRPLAEVRADYRNFTLKFHKLINVTIQFQLKAINIQTIINNQIPDCYTFFITITLDNKAHSGKVKISLDNQASIHECKSPSVSGHAETHSRLAFDLFVALVCVLSLLLCSRSIIRGILLQQEFVHFFKVNLSRGVCWSDRMEFINGWYILLIVSDVLTITGSFIKIGIDAKTISAYDVCGILLGTSTLLVWVGVIRYLTFFQKYNILIVTLRAAFPNVIRFCCCVAVIYLGYCFCGWIVLGPYHVKFRSLSMVSECLFSLINGDDMFVTFAEMQDSSTLVWVFSQVYLYTFISLFIYMVLSLFIALITGAYETIKHQTQEPIHITDLHAFIAECTDTPTSGKFRGLDASPCSFFCCCDRTTTYEDVLLVN, encoded by the exons CTGGTGCTGTTCGGACTCAGCAACCAGATGGTGGTCACGTTCAAGGAGGAAAACACCATCTCCTTCAAGCACCTCTTCCTGAAGGACTACAGCGAGGACTCCGACGAGTCGCTGGCCGTCTACACCCAGACCGACGTCTACAGCCACATGTTCTACGCTATCGAGCAG TACCTGGCACTGCCGGAGACCACTGTGGGCCGCTATGCGTACGTATTCAACAAGGAAGTGAACGGAAGCGCCCTTTCCCTGTGTCAGCAGTACTACAAGAAGGGCCACATCGACCCAGCCAACGACACGTTCAGCATCGACCCCCATATCATCacag ACTGTATAGGAATCACCCCCATGTCCAGGCCACTGGCCGAAGTGAGAGCCGACTACAGGAACTTCACACTCAAGTTTCACAA GCTGATCAACGTGACCATCCAGTTTCAGCTGAAGGCCATCAACATCCAGACCATCATTAACAACCAGATCCCAGACTGCTACACCTTCTTCATCACC ATCACCCTAGATAACAAGGCCCACAGTGGCAAAGTGAAGATCAGCCTGGACAACCAGGCTTCCATCCACGAGTGCAAGTCACCCAGCGTGTCTGGGCATG CGGAGACCCACAGTCGGCTGGCGTTCGACCTGTTTGTGGCACTGGTGTGTGTGCTGTCCCTGCTGCTGTGTAGCCGCTCCATCATCAGAGGGATCCTTCTGCAACAG GAGTTCGTGCACTTCTTCAAAGTCAACCTCAGCCGCGGCGTGTGCTGGTCCGACAGGATGGAGTTCATCAACGGCTGGTACATCCTCCTCATCGTCAGCGACGTCCTCACCATCACCGGCAGCTTCATAAAGATCGGCATCGACGCTAAG ACCATATCGGCTTATGACGTGTGTGGAATCCTGCTGGGCACCTCCACCCTGCTGGTGTGGGTGGGAGTCATCCGCTACCTCACCTTCTTCCAGAAATATAAC ATCCTGATCGTGACGCTGCGCGCTGCCTTCCCCAATGTCATCCGCTTCTGCTGCTGTGTGGCTGTCATCTACCTGGGTTACTGTTTCTGTGGCTGGATCGTCCTGGGGCCCTACCACGTCAAG TTCCGCTCGCTCTCCATGGTTTCCGAGTGCCTGTTCTCGCTGATCAACGGCGACGACATGTTCGTGACCTTCGCTGAGATGCAGGACAGCAGCACGCTGGTGTGGGTCTTCAGCCAGGTCTACCTCTATACCTTCATCTCCCTCTTCATCTACATGGTGCTGTCGCTTTTCATCGCGCTCATCACCGGGGCCTACGAAACCATTAAG CACCAAACCCAGGAGCCAATACACATCACAGACCTGCATGCCTTCATAGCGGAGTGTACAGACACTCCCACTTCTGGAAAGTTCCGCGGCCTTGACGCCTCCCCCTGCTCATTCTTCTGTTGCTGTGACAG AACCACAACTTATGAAGACGTCCTGTTGGTGAACTAA